ATAGGGAAATGCCGTCTGAGCTCTTTTGGATGCCTCGGGTGTGCCTGCTTTGACACCCTTCTGCCAACTGGCTTTGTGGCTGGAGGTGTCACAGTGATGGCCACATGGATAACTGTCAGTGAAGTGTGGCTTCCTGGGTGGATGGGGCCTTGGGAGGTCACGCAGAATGTTGTCAGGATTGACAGGGAGGGCTTCGAAGAGGAGAGACTTGAGCAATGTGTGCAGGGCAAATGGGCTCAAATATGCAGGGAAAGGGGCAAGGGGCACTGGCAGGGACAGGGGACCAGATGAGTGGGGCCACCGTGGTGAGTGTGGGAGCGAGGGGCCTGAAGATGATGAAATCCCTTGAAGTGGAGGGAGGTTAGTGAGTGCTTTCACTGtcagcctcagccccagccctgaAGGCATCTAGGCTGGCAGAAAATTACATTAGTAATGAGAAGTTTATTAACAATATAATTGGGTTAATCTCATCATTTTTAGTCAGGATTCTTTGTGTTACAAGTGACAGTGACCCACCCCTCACCGTTGGTTCACAAAATCAAGGAAAGGAGGGCCAGCAGAGCCCAGGATGGGGAGGGCTGTGGCCGGTCTGCAGGAGAACTGAGCTCAGCGACCTGGGTATCACCAGGCCActcctcctcccctctgcccCTCTGCACGATGGCTTCGCCCTCTCTTGCAACGCACCAGCTTCCTCCATCGGTTGGAAATGTGGCTACAAAAGGTGCTTGGCTGCCACAGGCTACAGCTTCTGCCACTGTGTGGGCCTGCCCTCAGTCTCAGATCCAGAATTCCTAGGGAGGGACTCTAGGGGCTGACCTGAAGCAGGTGACATGCTTGGGCTGGGGCCCACCCTCTGTGGGAAGATATGTGAGCACCCCAGCCAGCCCTGCCAGCTCTGCTCCTAAATCCACCCTTTTGATTGTTAACTCGTCATTGTTTTTTGCTGTTTGCTAAGGAGAACCACAGAAATTTGTTCCACCTTCTGTTAGGTGGGAGAGGCATGGTTTTTCCAGTGACTTAGGAGCCCCTCATGCTGATGTGTTAGGGTGACTGTTTTGATTATGTTGGAATCACAGGCTAGAGCTGTGTAAGTCCTTTcatagaggagaggagaggggtgtGCGTGGGTTTGTTCCCCGAGACGGCAGGCTGGGTAGTCAGGCTCTAGGTTTGAATCCTTGCCCTGTGGTCTACGGCAGGTTGCGAGTGGGGACGGCGCCTGTCTGGTGCATGGTACTCCATGGGCCACACCGTCCCGGAGCCGGTGATCATCCGAGTCCagccatgagagctctgcccaaCTGGGCTATGCTCCTTCCCCACAGCTCTTCACCCAGATCTTCGGGGTCGGTGTGAGGACTGCTGACCGGTGGTACCGGGAAGGACTACGAACCTTGGATGACCTCCGAGAGCAGCCCCAGAAACTAACCCAACAGCAGAAAGCGGGTGAGCCCTCCAGAGAGGCTGGGCCCTGGGCTTCCCTAAACTGCACCCTGGATCCCTCAGCATCAACTCCCTAGAGGGAAGGGAGCAGGCTGGTGCAGAGGGTTTGGCGGCAGCCTTGTGTGGTGGGCTTCCTGGGGTTTCCACCCAGTGCAGTCAGCATCTATCACAGCCCTTTCTCAGTGGACGATGCTGACCACAGCAATTTCCATGATATGCCAGGGGCTTGTGTCCACCTACTGGTTAGACTTTGACCAGTGACCGGGGACAGCCTGGGCCTTGGGCACACTGCCCAGTGTGGTGCCTGGCACCGAGCAAGGGAAAGAACATCAGCTTTCGAGTTTGTTaggcctgggtttgagtcctgtCTACCATTTGCCAGGTAGGTGACCATTGCCCAAGAagtaacctctctgagtctgttacattttctgtaaaatggagaaggaagactgggcatggtgactcacacctgtaatcccagcactttgggaggtcaaggtgggtagatcgcttgagctcagccgttcaagaccagtctgggcaacagggtgaaaccccgtctctacaagaaatacaagagttagccaggcgtgatggtggatgcccgtagtaccagctactcatgaggctgaggtacaaggatcgcttgagccccagaggtcaagccttgaggccaaggtggaagttgcagtgagctgagattgagccactgcactccagcctgagtgacagagcaagaccctatctcaaaaaaaaaaaaaaaaaaaggtgggaagGAATGAATTCGTAAGCTCCCCTGTGAGAGCCGGCAAGTGGCAGGTGTTGAGCAGATACTCTGTTCTCTCTGCATGGCCTGCCTGGCTACTCTGGCCACACCATATGGGACCTCCCTTGGGTTGAGGGCTCTGCTGAAGCAATCCCCCCAGCCCAGCAGGCACTGCCAGCTCCACTGCCTCTTCGCACATCTTCCCCCGGGCCACTGCCCAGTTCAGCTGACAGGAAGTGAGACCCACAGAGCTGGTTCCTCTTGATCGCCTCTCCCCATGACAAGAGTAGTCAGGAATGGTTAGCAGCGTTTACTGAGAGCtcactgtgccaggtgctgctgTTCCTCATATTTAAACCTCTCCTTAGCTGGGTGTAATGACTCACATCTTtatgtagtcccagcactttgagaggccgaggcgggtggatcacctgaggttaggagttcaagaccagcctggccaacgtggcgaaaccctgtctctactaaaaataaaaaattagctgggtgtggtggcagacacccataatctcagctacttgggaggctgaggcaggaaaatcacttgaaccagggaggcggaggttgcagtaaactcggattgcgccactgccctccagcctgggcaacaagagcgagactccatctcaaataaataaataaataaacctctcCTTAACTTTGTGTGGGAGTCTGATAGGTGAGGAAACAGAAGTAGGCCAGAGTGAGGTGTTCGTCGTGGCAAAGCCATCTTCCATCCTTTTACCACCTCTTGGTCCCACTTTATGCATAAGGAAAAACAAGCCTCAAAAGAGATAGCCTGTGGCATGACTGTATCAACATCAGTATCCTTATATTTGGTTGCAAAATTATAGTTTTGCAAGGGGTTAACCTTTTGGGGGAGCTGCGTAAAAGGCACATGGGATCTCCCTGTGCTATTTCTTTTAACTGCGAGTGAATGTacaactgtctcaaaataaaagtttaatatttaAAGGGGGAGAGAAAATAGTGTCATGCTTAGATTGGGATCTCATTCTGCTCCCTGCCCTAGCCTCACGTTCCTCGGAGGCCTCTCCCAGTCCTGCAACAACGGGGCCCCAGGGTGACCACCTCATGCTGGTGAGGGATGGGGGCTCGGTGTGGTGGCCAGGCTGGGTGAGTCAGGAGGGCCGGTGCTGCCCCCAGGGCTCCAGCACCACCGGGACCTGAGCACCCCAGTCCTGCGGTCCGATGTAGATGCCCTGCAGCAGGCGGTGGAGGAAGCTGTGGGGCAGGTCCTGCCTGGGGCCACCGTCACGCTGACCGGCGGCTTCCGCAGGTAAGAAGGCCCGACGTGCCCCTCTGGCTTGGCTTCAGACCCCTCCCCAATGAAGGGACCTGAGTCGGGGACCCTGAAGCGGGCCCACTCATTGGAAGGGATGTGGCCTGGGGCTGGAGTGAGCAGGCCGTGTCCCTGAGTCAGAGTCAGACTGACCCCCTCAGGGGGAAGTTGCAGGGCCATGACGTGGACTTCCTCATCAGCCACCCCAAGGAGGGTCAGGAGGCAGGGCTGCTGCCCAGAGTGATGCGCTGCCTGCAGGACCAGGTGAGGGCCTCCCTGCTCCCCAAGAGCCACTGCTGGCCAATGCCACCGCCTCCTGCTCTCTCCGCACCACGGGGTGGTCTCAGCCACGCCCGCCTCTCCCCACAGGGCCTCATCCTGTACCACCAGCACCAGCACAGCAGCTGGGAGTCCCCTACCTGCCTGGCCCAACAGAGCCACATGGACGCTTTTGAGAGAAGTTTCTGCATTTTCCGCCTACCACAACCTCCAGGGGCTGCCGTGGGGGGATCCACGAGGCCCTGCCCATCCTGGAAGGCCGTGAGGGTGGACTTGGTAGTCGCACCCATCAGCCAGTTCCATTTCGCCCTGCTCGGTTGGACTGGCTCCAAGGTAGGCAGTGTGCCGCTGGGCCtcctgggggtggggctgggccaGCCCTGCTGAGGACAATCCCTTCCCTACAGCTTTTCCAGCGGGAGCTGCGCCGCTTCAGCCGGAAGGAGAAGGGCCTGTGGCTGAACAGCCATGGGCTGTTTGACCCGGAGCAGGTACATTGTTGGGGACTGGGGACAGCAAACAGCACCCATAGTCCTCTCCCTGACCTGCAATCTGAAATGGCCCCGGACCCCTCCAGCCTGAAACCCATAGGACCCGAATCTGGGTCTCCACACGCAGTTCCTGGCCCTCAAGAGCACACCCCACCTTGGCGCTGGGCTCTTCCCCGCCCTCAGTCTTCCTGCAGGGAAGCAGCAGTGGCATGACTCCTAGGTCACGGAAGTCCTGCTTCCGTTGCAGAAGACATTTTTCCATGCGGCTTCAGAGGAAGACATCTTCAGACACCTGGGCCTCGAGTACCTTCCTCCAGAGCAGAGAAACGCCTGAGCCGGCCTGTGTCCCCCACTTCCACTCAGGAAATCGGGCTGCCCCCAACCTGGCCACTGAATGTCTCCAGGCAGATATGCTGCCCCCCGACCCCCACCTTCACCCCTCCCCGCCAGGGCCTGGCTCTGCCGGAGGTCAGTTGTGCCtgaaggatcagttgagcccctgctggtgtgctgcagggtGTGGTGAGGTGGGAGCCTTTGGTGCCAGCCTCAtcgctgtgtgaccctgggtctGCTCTTAGCCTCCCCATGGCTCACGTTCCTGCCCTGGATGGGATGTGAGCGAGGCCCACTTCGTGGAGCTGTGGCAGGGCCTGCAGTCATGAATGGCAAGTGGTCCCTGATGTGCAGTGTCCCATCAGTTGCACTGCAGTTACTGTGGCTCCTGCAGGGCACCCTGCCCAGAATGCCCAGAAGAGAACCATGCATACCTGCGCTGCGTTTGAGAGCCGTGAGCTGGAGGCTGTGGTTCTTGCCAGCAAGGAGCCTACTGTTTGGTGTGCTGTAGGCATCTGGAGAGAGAGAGGGCCTGGGTAGGAGTTAGGAGGAAGATAATTTTCAACTATGGGGCTTCAGTACTGCAGTGCCCCAAGCCAGGCTCTGTGCTTCTGCCTTTAAGGCCTGTTCTCAGCACAATGTCTCAAAAACAGGTCATATCCTGCCATTCCCGTCGCAGAGCCCTTTAACGGTTCCAAACCCTAAGTCCACACATAGCCCCATCTCTCCAGCCCCACTGGCCCCAAGCTGCTTGACTCACCGGCTTCCTATTTGATGCACCCAGGCCCCCTTGTGGCCAACTCCCTCCCCTTCACACTGAGGCAGAAGCACTGAGGTGGGCTGGACATGGGTGCCCTCCACGTCCCTCATATCCCCAGGCGCGCTCTGGCCTCAGGCTTTgccctggccatgtcatccaccTGGAGTGGGCCCTCCCCTTCTTCAGGCCTTGAATCAAAAGTCACTTTGTTAGGCGAGGATTTCCCAGACCACtcatcacattaaaaaatattttgaaaatgaacatGCAGTAAAGTTGATTCTTTTGGGGTGCAGTTTTTGCACACGTAGGGTACACCAGGCCCATCCCCAGAACACTTCCCATGCTGTCCTATTGTGGTCATGTGcttctccacccccacccacttAGCGGTGCTACATCCCTATAGTTTTGCTTTCTCTAGAATGTCATGTAAATGGAACCAAACTATATTTAACCTGTGGACTGGCGTCTCCCCGCAGCCTAATACCTTTGACGTTCCTGCAGGTTGCTGAGTATGTTGAGTTTGTACTTTATTCCATGCCATGGGTGTtctacagtttatccattcagGTGTTGAATGTCTGGGTTGTGGCCggatgccgtggctcatgcctgtaatcctagcactttgggaggctgaggcgggtggatcacttggggccaggagtttgaaaccagcctggccaccatggcgaaaccccgtctctacaaaaaatacaaaaatctgctgggcatgttggctcgtacctgtattcccagctacatgcgaggctgaggcataagaattgcttgaacctgggatgccaaggttgcagtgagctgagattgtgccactgcactccagcctgggcgacagagcaagagtctgcctaaaaagaaaaaaagtctgggttgtttccagggtTTGGAGATTATGAATCGTACTGCTACAGACAtgcatgtacaggtttttgtgtaacACATGGGTCTTCACTTCTCTTGGGGAAATAGGCACAGGATTACTGGGTCATTTGGTAAGTATGTTTATTTCATAAGAGCCAAGTTGTTGTCCCAAGTGTGTCTGTCATTTTGCAGTCCACCAGCGTTGTGAGCACCCCTGTAAGTTAAACACCACAGTAGGCAGTTGCTCTGTATCCCTGTCAGCACTTGATAGTTTGAGTATTTGTTAACTTTAGCTTTTCTAGTAGTAGGTACATAACAgtagctcactgtggttttattttcatttccctaatgccTGATAACGTTGAACATCTGTTCACTGGCTTCTATGTCCTCACTGGTGAAGTGGCTGTTcaagtctcatttttaaaaatggaattgttggccaggcacggtggctcacacctgtaatcccgcactttgggaggccaaggtgggcggatcacctgaggttaggagttcgagaccagcctggccaacatggcaaaacccaaagtgctgggattacaggcatgagccaccatgcccatctgtTACTGTTGAATCTTGAGAGTTCTTTATGTGCCACTATGGTgattggtaaatattttttcccagtgtgtagactatctttcttcttttagcactgcttttttccatagtaaatgtatttaatttttgtgaagtccagtttatcaatttatccagttttcagtttttttcttatatttttggaGTCCTGTCTCTGACCCCaaatcacaaagattttctttgctttcttttatagtttgtttgtttctttgttttccccagaaacagggtcttgctctatcacccaggctggagtgcagtagtatgatcatagctcactgcagtctcaaactcctgtgctcaagcaatcctcctgcctcagcctcccaagtagctaggactacaggcacaagccaccaagcccagctaatttttttttttttttttttttgagacggagtctcgctctgttgcccaggctggagtgcagtggtgccatctcggctcactgcaagctccgcctcccgggttcacaccattctcttgcttcagcctcccgagtagctgggactacaggcacccaccatcacgcctggctaattttttatatttttagtagagacagagtttcaccatgttagccaggatggtctcaatctcctgacctcgtgatccgcctgcctcggccttccaaagtgctgggattacaggtgtgagccacagtgcccggccttgagttaatttttatatgagtgTAAAGTGGGGAttcattgttttgcatgtggaaatccagttgtcccagcaccatttgttaaagatATTATTCTTTACTCATTGAATTattttggcacccttgtcaaaaatcaattaaccatAGTGTGAAGGATTTTTCCCTGGACTCTCAATTTTTGCATATGTACTCATAAGAggttggtctgtagttttcttaggTTGTTTGTCTgggtttggtatcagggtaatactgccCTCAGAGAATGAGTTGTTACCTTTTACTTTAACCTACTTGTATCCTGTTATATTTAATGTGAGTTACTTAGTTAAAGACAGCATAGAATTAGGTTTTTATAATCCAGACTGATAATATGTCTAATTGGCGTGATGAGGGCATTTATGTTTAATGCAACTGTTGAAGTGTTTGGCTTTAGATCTACCAt
This window of the Pongo abelii isolate AG06213 chromosome 6, NHGRI_mPonAbe1-v2.0_pri, whole genome shotgun sequence genome carries:
- the POLM gene encoding DNA-directed DNA/RNA polymerase mu isoform X16, which codes for MLPKRRRGRIESPSGDAVSSTPPSTRFPGVAIYLVEPRMGRSRRAFLTRLARSKGFRVLDACSSEATHVVMEETSAEEAVSWQERRMAAAPPGCTPPALLDISWLTESLGAGQPVPVECRHRLEVAGPRKGPLSPAWMPAYACQRPTPLTHHNTGLSEALETLAEAAGFEGSEGRLLTFCRAASVLKALPSPVTTLSQLQGLPHLGEHSSRVVQELLEHGVCEEVERVRHSERYQTMKLFTQIFGVGVRTADRWYREGLRTLDDLREQPQKLTQQQKAGLQHHRDLSTPVLRSDVDALQQAVEEAVGQVLPGATVTLTGGFRRGKLQGHDVDFLISHPKEGQEAGLLPRVMRCLQDQGLILYHQHQHSSWESPTCLAQQSHMDAFERSFCIFRLPQPPGAAVGGSTRPCPSWKAVRVDLVVAPISQFHFALLGWTGSKLFQRELRRFSRKEKGLWLNSHGLFDPEQGSSSGMTPRSRKSCFRCRRHFSMRLQRKTSSDTWASSTFLQSRETPEPACVPHFHSGNRAAPNLATECLQADMLPPDPHLHPSPPGPGSAGGQLCLKDQLSPCWCAAGCGEVGAFGASLIAV
- the POLM gene encoding DNA-directed DNA/RNA polymerase mu isoform X12, which gives rise to MLPKRRRGRIESPSGDAVSSTPPSTRFPGVAIYLVEPRMGRSRRAFLTRLARSKGFRVLDACSSEATHVVMEETSAEEAVSWQERRMAAAPPGCTPPALLDISWLTESLGAGQPVPVECRHRLEVAGPRKGPLSPAWMPAYACQRPTPLTHHNTGLSEALETLAEAAGFEGSEGRLLTFCRAASVLKALPSPVTTLSQLQGLPHLGEHSSRVVQELLEHGVCEEVERVRHSERYQTMKLFTQIFGVGVRTADRWYREGLRTLDDLREQPQKLTQQQKAGLQHHRDLSTPVLRSDVDALQQAVEEAVGQVLPGATVTLTGGFRSHPKEGQEAGLLPRVMRCLQDQGLILYHQHQHSSWESPTCLAQQSHMDAFERSFCIFRLPQPPGAAVGGSTRPCPSWKAVRVDLVVAPISQFHFALLGWTGSKLFQRELRRFSRKEKGLWLNSHGLFDPEQKTFFHAASEEDIFRHLGLEYLPPEQRNA
- the POLM gene encoding DNA-directed DNA/RNA polymerase mu isoform X17 gives rise to the protein MLPKRRRGRIESPSGDAVSSTPPSTRFPGVAIYLVEPRMGRSRRAFLTRLARSKGFRVLDACSSEATHVVMEETSAEEAVSWQERRMAAAPPGCTPPALLDISWLTESLGAGQPVPVECRHRLEVAGPRKGPLSPAWMPAYACQRPTPLTHHNTGLSEALETLAEAAGFEGSEGRLLTFCRAASVLKALPSPVTTLSQLQGLPHLGEHSSRVVQELLEHGVCEEVERVRHSERAPAPPGPEHPSPAVRCRCPAAGGGGSCGAGPAWGHRHADRRLPQGLILYHQHQHSSWESPTCLAQQSHMDAFERSFCIFRLPQPPGAAVGGSTRPCPSWKAVRVDLVVAPISQFHFALLGWTGSKLFQRELRRFSRKEKGLWLNSHGLFDPEQGSSSGMTPRSRKSCFRCRRHFSMRLQRKTSSDTWASSTFLQSRETPEPACVPHFHSGNRAAPNLATECLQADMLPPDPHLHPSPPGPGSAGGQLCLKDQLSPCWCAAGCGEVGAFGASLIAV
- the POLM gene encoding DNA-directed DNA/RNA polymerase mu isoform X11, giving the protein MLPKRRRGRIESPSGDAVSSTPPSTRFPGVAIYLVEPRMGRSRRAFLTRLARSKGFRVLDACSSEATHVVMEETSAEEAVSWQERRMAAAPPGCTPPALLDISWLTESLGAGQPVPVECRHRLEVAGPRKGPLSPAWMPAYACQRPTPLTHHNTGLSGPSLQEALETLAEAAGFEGSEGRLLTFCRAASVLKALPSPVTTLSQLQGLPHLGEHSSRVVQELLEHGVCEEVERVRHSERYQTMKLFTQIFGVGVRTADRWYREGLRTLDDLREQPQKLTQQQKAGLQHHRDLSTPVLRSDVDALQQAVEEAVGQVLPGATVTLTGGFRSHPKEGQEAGLLPRVMRCLQDQGLILYHQHQHSSWESPTCLAQQSHMDAFERSFCIFRLPQPPGAAVGGSTRPCPSWKAVRVDLVVAPISQFHFALLGWTGSKLFQRELRRFSRKEKGLWLNSHGLFDPEQKTFFHAASEEDIFRHLGLEYLPPEQRNA
- the POLM gene encoding DNA-directed DNA/RNA polymerase mu isoform X10; amino-acid sequence: MLPKRRRGRIESPSGDAVSSTPPSTRFPGVAIYLVEPRMGRSRRAFLTRLARSKGFRVLDACSSEATHVVMEETSAEEAVSWQERRMAAAPPGCTPPALLDISWLTESLGAGQPVPVECRHRLEVAGPRKGPLSPAWMPAYACQRPTPLTHHNTGLSEALETLAEAAGFEGSEGRLLTFCRAASVLKALPSPVTTLSQLQGLPHLGEHSSRVVQELLEHGVCEEVERVRHSERYQTMKLFTQIFGVGVRTADRWYREGLRTLDDLREQPQKLTQQQKAGLQHHRDLSTPVLRSDVDALQQAVEEAVGQVLPGATVTLTGGFRRGKLQGHDVDFLISHPKEGQEAGLLPRVMRCLQDQGLILYHQHQHSSWESPTCLAQQSHMDAFERSFCIFRLPQPPGAAVGGSTRPCPSWKAVRVDLVVAPISQFHFALLGWTGSKLFQRELRRFSRKEKGLWLNSHGLFDPEQKTFFHAASEEDIFRHLGLEYLPPEQRNA